One Jannaschia sp. GRR-S6-38 genomic window carries:
- a CDS encoding Fur family transcriptional regulator has product MTTPSIIERCEAAGLRLTGQRRIVAQVLEDSPDHPDVEAIHARAAARDASISVATVYRTVNLFEEAGILERREFGDGRARWEDAEREHHDHLIDMQTGEVIEFVDPEIEALQERIAERLGYELRGHRLELFGVRRK; this is encoded by the coding sequence ATGACGACGCCCAGCATCATCGAGCGCTGCGAGGCCGCCGGATTGCGCCTGACCGGCCAGCGCAGGATCGTGGCGCAGGTGCTGGAGGATTCGCCCGATCACCCGGATGTCGAGGCGATCCACGCCCGCGCGGCCGCGCGCGACGCCTCGATCTCGGTGGCCACGGTCTATCGCACCGTGAACCTGTTCGAGGAGGCGGGCATCCTGGAGCGGCGCGAGTTCGGCGACGGGCGCGCCCGCTGGGAGGATGCCGAGCGTGAGCATCACGACCACCTGATCGACATGCAGACCGGCGAGGTGATCGAGTTCGTCGATCCCGAGATCGAGGCCCTGCAGGAGCGGATCGCCGAGCGGCTGGGCTACGAGCTGCGCGGCCACCGGCTGGAGCTGTTCGGCGTGCGCCGCAAGTGA
- a CDS encoding protein adenylyltransferase SelO: MFAFDNSYARLPARFYTKMAPTPVAAPGWIALNEGLAREMGLDPEALRVAPEVFAGNRVPEGAVPLAQLYAGHQFGGWSPQLGDGRAILLGEHVADGRRWDVALKGSGPTPYSRMGDGRAAIGPVIREYLVSEAMHALGVPTTRALAAVTTGETVLRQEGPLPGAVLTRVAASHIRVGTFQVFAARDDTEALGSLLDHAIARHAPGADGPMGLLRAVMEKQARLVAQWMGLGFVHGVMNTDNMTISGETIDYGPCAYMEAYHPDTVFSSIDQFGRYAWSKQPDIALWNLAQLATALLPLMGAREAAVAEATEVLEGFRDLYTAAWEDVMSAKIGLRDMELAMELLAILAEGQGDFTNSFRALSVDPGAARDQVLNRGRFDDWFARWRARGPDFDAMAQANPALIPRNHQVEAAIAAAETGDLAPFHALGAQLADPWHETEANAPYRVPATPAERVTRTFCGT; this comes from the coding sequence ATGTTCGCCTTCGACAATAGCTACGCCCGCCTGCCCGCGCGCTTCTACACGAAGATGGCGCCCACGCCCGTGGCCGCGCCCGGCTGGATCGCGCTGAACGAAGGCCTCGCGCGCGAGATGGGGCTCGACCCCGAGGCGCTGCGCGTGGCGCCGGAGGTCTTCGCGGGCAACCGCGTGCCCGAGGGGGCGGTGCCGCTGGCGCAGCTCTATGCCGGGCATCAGTTCGGCGGCTGGTCGCCGCAACTGGGCGACGGGCGCGCGATCCTGCTGGGCGAGCACGTGGCGGACGGGCGGCGCTGGGACGTCGCGCTGAAGGGCTCGGGGCCCACGCCCTACAGCCGGATGGGCGACGGGCGCGCGGCGATCGGGCCGGTGATCCGCGAATATCTCGTCTCTGAGGCGATGCACGCGCTGGGCGTGCCCACCACCCGCGCGCTGGCCGCCGTCACGACGGGCGAGACGGTGCTGCGGCAGGAGGGCCCCCTGCCCGGCGCGGTGCTGACCCGCGTGGCCGCCAGCCATATCCGCGTGGGCACCTTCCAGGTCTTCGCCGCGCGCGACGACACCGAAGCGCTGGGGTCCCTGCTGGACCACGCCATCGCCCGCCACGCGCCGGGCGCCGACGGACCGATGGGCCTGTTGCGCGCGGTGATGGAAAAGCAGGCGAGGCTCGTCGCGCAATGGATGGGCCTGGGCTTCGTGCACGGCGTGATGAACACCGACAACATGACGATCTCGGGCGAGACCATCGATTACGGGCCCTGCGCCTACATGGAGGCCTATCACCCCGACACCGTCTTCAGCTCGATCGACCAGTTCGGGCGCTATGCCTGGTCAAAGCAGCCCGACATCGCGCTGTGGAACCTCGCGCAGCTGGCCACGGCGCTGCTGCCGCTGATGGGCGCGCGCGAGGCTGCCGTGGCGGAGGCGACGGAGGTGCTGGAGGGGTTCCGCGACCTCTATACCGCCGCTTGGGAGGACGTCATGTCCGCGAAGATCGGGCTGCGCGACATGGAGCTTGCGATGGAGCTGCTGGCGATCCTGGCCGAGGGACAGGGCGATTTCACCAACAGCTTCCGCGCGCTCAGCGTCGATCCGGGCGCGGCGCGCGACCAGGTCCTGAACCGCGGCCGCTTCGACGACTGGTTTGCGCGCTGGCGGGCCCGCGGGCCGGATTTCGATGCGATGGCCCAGGCCAACCCCGCGCTGATCCCGCGCAACCACCAGGTCGAGGCCGCCATCGCCGCCGCCGAGACGGGCGACCTGGCGCCGTTCCACGCGCTGGGCGCCCAGCTTGCGGATCCCTGGCACGAGACTGAGGCCAACGCCCCCTACCGCGTCCCCGCCACGCCCGCGGAGCGCGTGACGCGAACCTTTTGCGGGACCTGA
- a CDS encoding nucleoside hydrolase: MTRKIIIDTDPGQDDAVAILLALASPELDVLGLTAVAGNVPLDLTARNARIVCELAGRSDIPVFAGCDRPIARDLVTAEHVHGKTGLDGAELPDPAMALQDAHAVDWIIETLRAEAPGAVTLCPLGPLTNIATALARAPDIAGRIDRIVLMGGAYFEVGNITPAAEFNIFVDPEAARAVFRSGVPLTVLPLDATHKALTTRARNAGFAAAGRVGEVVAGWTGFFERFDREKYGSEGAPLHDPCVIAWLLNPDLFKGREVNVEVEVESPLTRGMTVADWWRVTDRAANALFIGDVDADGFYAMLTERIARL; this comes from the coding sequence ATGACGCGCAAGATCATCATCGACACCGATCCCGGCCAGGACGACGCCGTCGCCATCCTGCTGGCGCTGGCCTCACCCGAGCTGGATGTGCTGGGCCTGACCGCCGTCGCGGGCAATGTGCCGCTCGACCTGACCGCCCGGAACGCGCGAATCGTCTGCGAGCTGGCCGGGCGGAGCGATATCCCGGTCTTCGCGGGCTGCGACCGGCCGATCGCGCGCGATCTGGTCACCGCCGAGCACGTGCATGGCAAGACCGGGCTGGACGGGGCCGAGCTGCCCGACCCGGCGATGGCCCTGCAGGACGCCCATGCCGTCGACTGGATCATCGAGACGCTGCGCGCCGAGGCGCCGGGCGCGGTCACGCTCTGCCCGCTTGGCCCGCTCACCAATATCGCGACCGCGCTGGCCCGCGCCCCCGACATCGCGGGCCGGATCGACCGCATCGTGCTGATGGGCGGTGCCTATTTTGAGGTGGGCAACATCACGCCCGCGGCCGAGTTCAACATCTTCGTCGACCCCGAGGCGGCGCGGGCCGTATTTCGATCGGGCGTGCCGCTGACCGTCCTGCCGCTCGACGCCACCCACAAGGCGCTGACGACGCGGGCGCGCAACGCGGGCTTCGCCGCGGCGGGCCGCGTGGGCGAGGTCGTCGCGGGCTGGACCGGCTTCTTCGAGCGCTTCGACCGGGAGAAATACGGCTCCGAGGGCGCGCCGCTGCACGATCCCTGCGTGATCGCCTGGCTGCTGAACCCGGATCTGTTCAAGGGCCGCGAGGTCAATGTGGAAGTCGAGGTCGAGAGCCCGCTGACCCGGGGCATGACCGTCGCCGACTGGTGGCGCGTGACCGACCGGGCCGCCAATGCGCTGTTCATCGGGGATGTGGACGCCGACGGGTTCTACGCGATGCTGACCGAGCGGATCGCGCGGTTGTGA
- a CDS encoding extracellular solute-binding protein, producing the protein MLRTSILATTALTLAAPALAGEVNVYSYRQPELIQPLVDGFEAATGHTANVVYIDKGITERLVAEGPRSPADLVFTVDISRLAEAKEAGVTQAVESEVLNANIPDALRDDDGHWYGLTTRARIVYASKDRVAPGEVTTYEDLADPKWQDRICTRSGTHVYTIGLISAMIEHNGVEATRDWLEGVKANLAKAPEGNDRAQVKSIWAGECDISLGNTYYMGAMLNDPEQEAWANSVRIAFPSFADGEGTHVNISGVAMVEGAANREEALAFMEYLSSPEAQSIYADVVYEYPASPEVAPSDLVAGWGELAADTTDLTAIASHRAEALKLVEEVDFDAGS; encoded by the coding sequence ATGCTTCGCACGTCCATCCTCGCCACCACCGCCCTGACGCTGGCCGCCCCCGCGCTCGCGGGCGAGGTCAATGTCTATTCCTATCGCCAGCCCGAGCTGATCCAGCCGCTCGTCGACGGCTTCGAGGCCGCGACCGGCCACACCGCCAACGTCGTCTATATCGACAAGGGCATCACCGAGCGGCTGGTCGCCGAGGGCCCGCGCTCGCCCGCCGACCTGGTCTTCACCGTCGACATCTCGCGCCTGGCCGAGGCCAAGGAGGCGGGGGTGACGCAGGCGGTCGAAAGCGAGGTGCTGAACGCCAACATCCCCGACGCGCTGCGCGACGATGACGGCCATTGGTACGGGCTGACCACTCGCGCGCGCATCGTCTATGCCAGCAAGGACCGCGTGGCGCCGGGCGAGGTGACCACCTACGAGGACCTGGCCGACCCGAAATGGCAGGACCGGATCTGCACCCGCTCGGGCACGCATGTCTACACGATCGGCCTGATCTCGGCGATGATCGAGCATAACGGCGTCGAGGCGACCCGCGACTGGCTGGAAGGCGTGAAGGCCAATCTCGCCAAGGCGCCCGAGGGCAACGACCGCGCGCAGGTCAAGTCGATCTGGGCCGGCGAATGCGACATCAGCCTGGGCAACACCTATTACATGGGCGCCATGCTGAACGACCCCGAGCAGGAAGCCTGGGCCAATTCGGTCCGCATCGCCTTCCCGAGTTTCGCCGATGGCGAAGGCACGCATGTAAACATCTCGGGCGTGGCGATGGTCGAGGGCGCGGCGAACCGCGAGGAGGCGCTGGCCTTCATGGAGTATCTCTCCTCGCCCGAGGCGCAGTCCATCTATGCCGACGTGGTCTACGAGTATCCCGCCTCGCCCGAGGTGGCGCCCTCGGATCTCGTCGCGGGCTGGGGCGAGCTGGCGGCCGACACGACCGACCTGACCGCCATCGCCTCGCACCGCGCCGAGGCGCTGAAGCTGGTCGAGGAGGTCGATTTCGACGCCGGCAGCTAA
- the mazG gene encoding nucleoside triphosphate pyrophosphohydrolase, translating into MDDICRTPGGGLPRLLAIMARLRDPETGCPWDIEQDFASIAPYTIEEAYEVADAIERDAWDEMEGELGDLLLQVVYHAQMGEEEGRFDFHSIAERVAQKMVDRHPHIWGDASREKSAEQQIADWEAAKAKERAGRRTLDGVALGLPALLRAVKLQNRAARVGFDWPETTAVLDKLREEAAELVEARDRLGPAALAEEMGDMLFVMANLARHLGVDPEEALRGANAKFTRRFAEIEDALARLGRSPAESDLAEMDALWDAAKAREKMSDKKSRD; encoded by the coding sequence ATGGACGACATCTGCAGGACACCGGGCGGCGGCCTGCCGCGGCTCCTGGCGATCATGGCGCGGCTGCGCGATCCGGAAACGGGCTGCCCTTGGGATATCGAGCAGGATTTCGCCTCCATCGCGCCCTACACGATCGAGGAAGCCTACGAGGTGGCCGACGCGATCGAGCGCGACGCGTGGGACGAGATGGAGGGCGAGCTGGGCGATCTGCTGCTGCAGGTCGTCTACCACGCCCAAATGGGCGAGGAGGAGGGCCGCTTCGACTTCCACTCCATCGCCGAGCGCGTGGCGCAGAAGATGGTGGACCGGCATCCGCATATCTGGGGCGACGCCTCGCGTGAGAAATCGGCCGAACAGCAGATCGCCGATTGGGAGGCCGCCAAGGCGAAGGAACGCGCGGGCCGGCGCACGCTGGACGGGGTGGCGCTGGGCCTGCCGGCCCTGCTGCGCGCGGTGAAGCTGCAGAACCGCGCGGCGCGGGTCGGGTTCGACTGGCCCGAGACCACCGCGGTGCTGGACAAGCTGCGCGAGGAGGCCGCCGAGCTGGTCGAGGCGCGCGACCGGCTGGGCCCGGCCGCGCTGGCCGAGGAGATGGGCGACATGCTCTTCGTCATGGCCAACCTCGCGCGCCATCTGGGCGTCGACCCCGAAGAAGCGCTGCGCGGTGCCAACGCCAAGTTCACCCGTCGCTTCGCCGAGATCGAGGACGCGCTGGCCCGGCTCGGCCGCAGCCCGGCGGAAAGCGACCTAGCCGAGATGGACGCGCTCTGGGACGCGGCGAAGGCACGCGAAAAAATGTCCGACAAGAAAAGTCGGGATTGA
- a CDS encoding M20 aminoacylase family protein: MPVINSIAAMQPEMQDWRRWLHRNPELQFDLPKTSGFVARKLREFGVDEIHEGIATSGIVAIIEGRGDGPTIGLRADMDALPIPEATGAEHASETPGKMHACGHDGHTTMLLGAAKYLAETRNFSGRVALIFQPAEESGGGGEVMVQEGVLDRFGIGQVFGIHNAPGRPEGEFFVNPGPLLASVDEFNFTIRGLGGHAALPHETRDPVVAALGLGHALQTVVSRNHRATDDLVLSITQIHAGSANNVVPAEALLSGTVRTFDDAVRDMAERRIRAIGDGIAATYDVEVELHYDRGYPPTINDPDRAGFAADVARDVVGDGKVDPDVMREMGAEDFAYMLQARPGAYLFLGAGEGAGLHHPEYDFNDRIAPIGASFFARLVETAQPVG; encoded by the coding sequence ATGCCCGTCATCAACTCGATCGCCGCCATGCAACCCGAGATGCAGGATTGGCGCCGCTGGCTGCACCGCAACCCGGAGCTGCAATTCGACCTGCCGAAGACCTCGGGCTTCGTGGCGCGCAAGCTGCGCGAATTCGGCGTGGACGAGATCCACGAGGGGATCGCGACCTCCGGCATCGTCGCCATCATCGAGGGCCGGGGCGACGGCCCGACCATCGGGCTGCGCGCCGACATGGACGCGCTGCCCATCCCCGAGGCGACGGGCGCGGAGCACGCCTCCGAGACGCCGGGCAAGATGCATGCCTGCGGCCATGACGGGCACACGACGATGCTGCTGGGCGCCGCGAAATACCTCGCCGAGACGCGCAACTTCTCGGGCCGCGTCGCGCTGATCTTCCAACCGGCCGAGGAATCCGGCGGCGGCGGCGAGGTCATGGTGCAGGAAGGCGTGTTGGACCGGTTCGGCATCGGCCAGGTCTTCGGCATCCACAACGCGCCCGGCCGGCCCGAGGGCGAATTCTTCGTCAACCCGGGCCCGCTTCTGGCCTCGGTGGACGAGTTCAACTTCACGATCCGCGGGCTTGGCGGCCACGCCGCCCTGCCGCACGAGACGCGCGACCCGGTCGTCGCGGCGCTGGGCCTCGGCCATGCGCTCCAGACGGTCGTCAGCCGCAACCACCGCGCCACCGACGACCTCGTCCTGTCGATCACCCAGATCCATGCGGGCTCGGCCAATAATGTGGTCCCGGCCGAGGCGCTTCTGTCGGGCACGGTCCGTACCTTCGACGACGCGGTGCGCGACATGGCCGAACGGCGCATCCGCGCCATCGGGGACGGGATCGCGGCCACCTACGATGTCGAGGTCGAGCTCCACTACGACCGCGGCTACCCGCCCACGATCAACGACCCGGACCGCGCGGGTTTCGCCGCCGACGTGGCGCGCGACGTGGTGGGCGACGGCAAGGTCGATCCGGACGTCATGCGCGAGATGGGCGCGGAGGATTTCGCCTACATGCTGCAGGCCCGCCCGGGCGCTTACCTGTTCCTCGGCGCGGGCGAGGGGGCGGGGCTGCACCACCCGGAATACGACTTCAACGACCGCATCGCGCCCATCGGGGCGAGCTTCTTCGCCCGGCTGGTGGAGACGGCGCAACCGGTGGGGTGA
- a CDS encoding SH3 domain-containing protein: MRRLSLSAFLCATILAAPALRAQQLDVPIVIDCDQSQEQAACYSVGTVMGLDPNGDGFLAVRSGPGSDFRMIDKLVNGDRVMGITQQGPWVGLVYRDDRKGWAHGNWIGNWIP, translated from the coding sequence ATGCGCCGCCTTTCGCTGTCCGCTTTCCTGTGCGCCACCATCCTCGCCGCGCCCGCCCTGCGGGCCCAGCAGCTCGACGTGCCCATCGTGATCGACTGCGACCAGTCGCAGGAACAGGCGGCCTGCTACTCCGTCGGCACGGTGATGGGGCTCGATCCGAACGGCGACGGCTTCCTCGCGGTGCGCAGCGGGCCGGGCTCGGATTTCCGGATGATCGATAAGCTCGTGAATGGCGACCGGGTGATGGGCATCACCCAGCAGGGGCCTTGGGTCGGCCTCGTCTATCGCGACGACCGCAAGGGTTGGGCGCATGGCAACTGGATCGGGAACTGGATCCCCTGA
- the gluQRS gene encoding tRNA glutamyl-Q(34) synthetase GluQRS, whose translation MTRTRFAPSPTGPLHLGHAWAALVAADHGRMLLRIEDIDQARARPEWEAAIYDDLRWLGLDWPEPVMRQSERMAAYGAALDRLWARGLLYPCSCNRRDILQAAAAPQEGAPLLGPDGVVYPGTCRGASRAGPRPAGVALRLDAAALGNLRWTERGASRGMDGATFRRTIGDPVLARRDMGTSYHLAVVVDDAAQAIDLVTRGEDLAEATPIHVALQGLLGLPTPDYLHHDLVRDAAGKRLAKRDDARSLASYRAAGWTADALIARLRESRIAPD comes from the coding sequence GTGACGCGCACGCGTTTCGCGCCCTCGCCCACCGGGCCGCTGCATCTGGGCCATGCCTGGGCCGCGCTGGTCGCCGCCGATCACGGGCGGATGCTGCTGCGGATCGAGGATATCGACCAGGCGCGCGCCCGCCCCGAATGGGAGGCCGCGATCTATGACGACCTGCGCTGGCTCGGCCTCGACTGGCCGGAGCCGGTGATGCGCCAGTCCGAGCGGATGGCGGCCTATGGCGCGGCGCTGGACCGGCTCTGGGCGCGCGGGCTGCTCTATCCGTGCAGTTGCAATCGGCGCGACATCCTCCAGGCCGCCGCGGCCCCGCAGGAGGGCGCGCCGCTGCTGGGCCCGGACGGCGTGGTCTATCCCGGAACCTGTCGCGGCGCCTCGCGCGCGGGGCCGCGGCCCGCGGGCGTTGCGCTGCGCCTCGACGCGGCCGCGCTGGGCAATCTGCGCTGGACCGAGCGGGGCGCGTCGCGCGGGATGGATGGCGCGACCTTCCGCCGGACGATCGGCGATCCAGTGCTCGCGCGGCGCGACATGGGCACGTCGTATCACCTGGCCGTGGTGGTCGACGACGCGGCGCAGGCCATTGACCTCGTGACACGCGGCGAGGATCTGGCCGAGGCGACGCCGATCCATGTCGCGCTGCAGGGCCTGCTGGGCCTGCCGACGCCCGATTACCTGCATCACGACCTCGTCCGCGACGCGGCGGGCAAGCGGCTGGCCAAGCGCGACGACGCGCGCAGCCTCGCCAGCTACCGCGCCGCGGGCTGGACGGCCGACGCGCTGATCGCGCGGCTGCGGGAGAGCCGGATCGCGCCGGACTGA
- a CDS encoding class I SAM-dependent DNA methyltransferase: MSDPKMPEGLWQPRSVEETMEIYADWATRYDADLIAAGYATPARVAAALAAQLSDRAAPVLDFGCGTGLSGMALAEAGFTTLDGIDVSAEMLEQARAKGVYRDLTLGTPGAVPEARAYAAVVATGVISTGAAPAGVLDDVLAGMAAGALLALSFNEAALRERSYLQALTDAQLDGRVLLLSAEHGPHVPTKDGARSSTVYVLRRT; this comes from the coding sequence ATGAGCGATCCGAAGATGCCCGAGGGCCTGTGGCAGCCCCGCTCCGTCGAGGAGACGATGGAGATCTACGCCGATTGGGCCACGCGCTACGACGCCGACCTGATCGCCGCCGGCTACGCCACGCCCGCGCGCGTCGCCGCCGCCTTGGCCGCGCAGCTCTCCGACCGGGCCGCGCCGGTGCTGGATTTCGGCTGCGGCACGGGGCTGTCGGGCATGGCGCTGGCCGAGGCGGGCTTCACCACGCTGGACGGGATCGACGTGTCGGCCGAAATGCTGGAACAGGCGCGCGCCAAGGGCGTCTACCGCGACCTGACGCTGGGAACACCGGGCGCGGTGCCCGAGGCCCGCGCCTACGCAGCGGTGGTCGCGACGGGCGTCATCAGCACGGGCGCGGCCCCGGCCGGGGTGCTCGATGACGTGCTGGCGGGCATGGCTGCGGGCGCGCTGCTGGCGCTGAGTTTCAACGAGGCGGCCCTGCGCGAGCGGTCCTATTTGCAGGCGCTGACCGATGCGCAGCTCGACGGCCGCGTGCTGCTGCTCTCGGCCGAACACGGGCCCCACGTGCCCACGAAGGACGGCGCGCGCAGCTCGACGGTCTACGTCCTGCGGCGGACGTGA
- the trmFO gene encoding methylenetetrahydrofolate--tRNA-(uracil(54)-C(5))-methyltransferase (FADH(2)-oxidizing) TrmFO, with amino-acid sequence MTDRLHIVGGGMAGSEAAWQAAQAGVPVTIHEMRPKVGTFAHRTGSLAEMVCSNSFRSDDDEQNAVGLLHWEMRAAGGLIMEMADAHRLPAGGALAVDRDPFAEAVTARLRAHPLIEVVGEEVTALPDAGHWIIATGPLTGSGLAQAIAAEAGQDSLAFFDAIAPIVHADTIDMSVAWRQSRYDKGETEDERTAYINCPMTKAEYEAFIDALLAADKTEFKPGETAGYFDGCLPIEVMAERGRETLRFGPMKPVGLTNPHNPTEKAYAVVQLRRDNALGTLYNIVGFQTKMTYGAQKSVFAMIPGLQDASFARLGGIHRNTFINSPTLLDAQMRLRSKPHIRFAGQITGVEGYVESAAMGLLAGRMAAAEMRGHALPPVPQTTAMGALVTHITGGAEAKTFQPMNVNFGLFPPVDARGGRRNRAARYKLYTDRAKADWTGWLGLREAAE; translated from the coding sequence ATGACAGACAGATTGCACATCGTGGGCGGCGGCATGGCCGGGTCCGAGGCCGCGTGGCAGGCGGCGCAGGCGGGCGTGCCCGTCACCATCCACGAAATGCGCCCGAAGGTCGGGACCTTCGCGCATCGCACCGGGTCGCTGGCCGAGATGGTCTGCTCGAACTCCTTCCGCTCCGACGATGACGAGCAGAACGCCGTGGGCCTTTTGCATTGGGAAATGCGCGCCGCGGGCGGGCTGATCATGGAGATGGCCGATGCCCACCGCCTGCCCGCGGGCGGGGCGCTGGCCGTCGATCGCGACCCCTTCGCCGAGGCCGTCACCGCGCGGCTGCGGGCCCATCCCCTGATCGAGGTGGTGGGCGAAGAGGTCACCGCCCTGCCCGATGCGGGCCACTGGATCATCGCGACCGGGCCGCTGACGGGCTCGGGCCTGGCGCAGGCCATCGCCGCCGAGGCCGGGCAGGACAGCTTGGCCTTCTTCGACGCCATCGCCCCCATCGTGCATGCCGACACGATCGACATGTCGGTGGCCTGGCGCCAGTCGCGCTACGACAAGGGCGAGACGGAAGACGAGCGCACCGCCTATATCAATTGCCCGATGACGAAGGCCGAATACGAGGCCTTCATCGACGCGCTGCTCGCCGCCGACAAAACCGAGTTCAAGCCGGGCGAGACCGCCGGCTATTTCGACGGCTGCCTGCCCATCGAGGTCATGGCCGAGCGCGGGCGCGAGACGCTGCGCTTCGGGCCGATGAAGCCGGTGGGCCTGACCAACCCGCACAATCCGACCGAGAAGGCCTATGCCGTGGTGCAGCTGCGCCGCGACAACGCGCTGGGCACGCTCTACAACATCGTGGGCTTCCAGACCAAGATGACGTACGGCGCGCAGAAGTCTGTTTTCGCGATGATTCCCGGGTTGCAGGATGCCAGTTTCGCGCGGTTGGGCGGGATCCACCGCAACACCTTCATCAACTCGCCCACGCTGCTGGACGCGCAGATGCGGCTGCGCTCGAAGCCGCATATCCGCTTCGCGGGCCAGATCACCGGGGTCGAGGGCTATGTCGAGTCGGCCGCGATGGGCCTGCTGGCCGGCCGGATGGCCGCGGCCGAGATGCGGGGCCACGCCCTGCCCCCAGTGCCGCAGACGACCGCGATGGGCGCGCTGGTCACCCACATCACCGGCGGCGCGGAGGCCAAGACCTTCCAGCCGATGAACGTCAATTTCGGGCTGTTCCCACCGGTCGACGCGCGTGGCGGCCGGCGCAACCGGGCGGCGCGCTACAAGCTTTATACCGACCGGGCCAAGGCCGACTGGACGGGCTGGCTGGGCTTGCGCGAAGCGGCGGAGTGA
- a CDS encoding LysR family transcriptional regulator, with translation MALDNWDDLRFVLAMTRHGTMSAAARFLDTNVATVSRRIDRISQEIGLPLFEKRGSAFVATAAAKRLAEIAEGIDHRLRGELPALATETASEPVLMEVAAPPAVHFHYVMPHTAELSSRLPNVRLTLTEKVFAQGLGEADIQIRVGRPEGGRLKARKFRDYALCVFHGKDHRLNGDWIGLSHRYPDADMLRDVYRDANSDPNYRVEEMPMVLDMVRATGMPGMLPDFMVLPEHGLVRADLPDNAIPGELWIAYHETRHGDATLRALVDWFCESAEAS, from the coding sequence ATGGCCTTGGACAATTGGGACGACCTGCGCTTCGTGCTGGCGATGACCCGCCACGGCACAATGTCTGCGGCGGCGCGCTTTCTCGACACCAATGTCGCCACCGTGTCGCGGCGGATCGACCGGATCAGCCAGGAGATCGGCCTGCCGCTCTTCGAGAAGCGCGGCAGCGCCTTCGTGGCCACCGCCGCGGCGAAACGGCTGGCCGAGATCGCGGAGGGCATCGACCACCGGCTGCGCGGCGAGCTGCCGGCGCTTGCGACCGAGACCGCGTCCGAACCGGTCCTGATGGAGGTCGCGGCCCCGCCCGCGGTGCATTTCCACTACGTGATGCCGCACACGGCCGAGCTGTCATCGCGGCTGCCCAACGTGCGCCTGACCCTCACCGAGAAGGTCTTCGCCCAGGGCCTGGGCGAGGCCGACATCCAGATCCGCGTGGGCCGGCCCGAGGGCGGCCGCCTGAAGGCGCGGAAGTTCCGCGACTACGCGCTCTGCGTCTTCCATGGCAAGGATCACAGGCTCAACGGCGACTGGATCGGCCTGTCGCATCGCTACCCAGATGCCGACATGCTCCGTGACGTGTATCGCGACGCCAATTCCGACCCGAATTACCGGGTCGAGGAGATGCCGATGGTCCTCGACATGGTGCGGGCCACGGGCATGCCCGGGATGCTGCCCGATTTCATGGTGCTTCCGGAGCACGGCCTCGTCCGCGCCGACCTGCCGGACAACGCGATCCCGGGCGAGCTGTGGATCGCCTATCACGAGACGCGGCATGGCGACGCGACGCTGCGCGCGCTGGTCGACTGGTTCTGCGAAAGCGCCGAAGCGTCCTGA
- a CDS encoding LysR family transcriptional regulator, which yields MTIENWDDLKYVLAVQRHGTMSAAARFLTTNVATVSRRIDRITQELGRPLFEKRGKSLVGTPAARRLADLAEAIDQRLRAELAQLHSGATAAPVTLEIAAPPAVHTHYILPRIGDLMATLPSVSLTLTDKAFAQGLGEADLQIRLGRPEGGRLRARKFRDVPFRVYHRKDRPLNGDWVTLTHRYPGSDILRSIYPEARAEPRLRVEDLRLVHRMVQETGLAGFLPGFLIEPGDGLVAAELPDNLRVFELWIAYHETRHGDPLLRSVVDWFCEPAAAAA from the coding sequence ATGACGATCGAGAATTGGGACGATCTGAAATACGTGCTCGCCGTGCAGCGGCACGGCACGATGTCCGCGGCCGCGCGGTTCCTGACGACCAACGTCGCGACCGTCTCGCGGCGGATCGACCGGATCACGCAAGAACTGGGCCGTCCGCTCTTCGAGAAGCGCGGCAAGAGCCTCGTGGGGACCCCCGCGGCGCGCCGGCTGGCCGATCTGGCCGAGGCGATCGACCAGCGCCTGCGCGCCGAACTGGCGCAGCTGCATAGCGGCGCGACGGCCGCGCCGGTGACCCTCGAGATCGCGGCGCCGCCCGCGGTCCACACCCATTACATCCTGCCGCGCATCGGCGACCTCATGGCCACGCTGCCCTCGGTGTCACTGACCCTGACGGACAAGGCTTTCGCGCAAGGCCTGGGCGAGGCCGATCTGCAGATCCGGCTGGGCCGGCCCGAAGGCGGGCGCCTGCGCGCGCGCAAGTTCCGCGACGTGCCCTTCCGCGTCTATCATCGCAAGGACCGGCCGCTGAACGGCGACTGGGTGACCCTGACCCACCGCTATCCCGGCAGCGACATCCTGCGCAGCATCTATCCCGAGGCCCGCGCGGAGCCGCGCCTGCGCGTCGAGGATCTGCGCCTCGTCCACCGGATGGTGCAGGAGACGGGGCTCGCGGGGTTCCTGCCGGGTTTCCTGATCGAGCCGGGCGACGGGCTGGTGGCCGCAGAGCTGCCCGACAACCTGCGGGTGTTCGAGCTGTGGATCGCCTATCACGAGACGCGCCATGGCGACCCGCTGCTGCGCTCGGTGGTGGACTGGTTCTGCGAACCCGCCGCCGCGGCCGCGTGA